The proteins below are encoded in one region of Sphaerodactylus townsendi isolate TG3544 linkage group LG06, MPM_Stown_v2.3, whole genome shotgun sequence:
- the LOC125434195 gene encoding uncharacterized protein LOC125434195 produces MTILDSEVGVSILHPWQKKQEAILEGQVAEGLFQPAIINAENQIIILGNEEAEVRPVGQEHHYAELQTALFENQTNVPRPVFFRAEEQAAILDTQVNVGALQLGGGKEQAALTSGWVGTNPCTLYRTVLLQADEQAAILDGQVEANPLQQVIIKTSEVSPTLFVDAEPHFSSLDSATLQFVPVHSEPQFVTIPYGNSLPTDHT; encoded by the coding sequence ATGACCATCTTGGACAGCGAGGTTGGGGTCAGCATTCTGCATCCGTGGCAGAAGAAGCAGGAGGCCATCTTGGAAGGACAGGTCGCCGAAGGGCTCTTCCAGCCCGCCATAATCAACGCCGAAAACCAGATCATCATCTTGGGCAACGAGGAGGCTGAGGTCAGGCCTGTTGGGCAGGAACACCACTACGCGGAGTTACAGACCGCCCTGTTCGAAAACCAGACGAACGTCCCGAGGCCCGTGTTTTTCAGAGCCGAGGAGCAAGCTGCTATACTGGACACTCAGGTCAACGTGGGCGCTCTTCAGTTGGGAGGGGGCAAGGAGCAGGCGGCCCTCACGTCAGGGTGGGTGGGCACGAACCCTTGCACCCTTTACAGGACTGTGCTCCTGCAGGCGGACGAGCAGGCCGCCATCTTGGACGGCCAAGTGGAGGCCAACCCGCTCCAGCAGGTGATCATTAAGACGTCGGAGGTCTCGCCCACTTTGTTTGTGGACGCGGAACCACACTTCTCCTCTCTGGACTCGGCGACCCTCCAGTTCGTCCCCGTGCATTCCGAGCCCCAGTTTGTCACCATCCCCTACGGGAACTCCCTGCCTACGGACCACACCTAG